The Caldisericum sp. genome has a segment encoding these proteins:
- a CDS encoding NAD(P)H-dependent oxidoreductase subunit E, translating to MDTKNFPAVDMEIRKWGAKPESLIQVLHGTQEALGYLPKDVLVYIAEKLKVPLSKVYGVVTFYNFFKLTKDADHVIMMCMGTACYVKGGESVLNALCEKLGIKPNQITKDGKFAVRIVRCLGCCGLAPAMAVDGKDIYGKLTPEKAIEILERYME from the coding sequence ATGGATACAAAAAACTTCCCTGCGGTAGACATGGAAATAAGAAAATGGGGAGCAAAGCCAGAGTCGCTAATTCAGGTCTTGCATGGTACTCAGGAGGCTCTTGGTTATCTTCCAAAAGATGTCCTTGTCTACATCGCAGAAAAACTAAAAGTTCCACTATCAAAGGTTTATGGTGTTGTTACATTTTACAATTTCTTCAAATTAACAAAAGATGCAGATCATGTCATTATGATGTGTATGGGGACAGCCTGCTATGTTAAAGGTGGAGAGTCTGTTTTAAACGCGCTTTGCGAAAAATTAGGCATTAAGCCAAATCAAATCACAAAGGACGGAAAATTTGCTGTAAGAATTGTGCGTTGTCTTGGTTGCTGTGGTCTTGCGCCTGCTATGGCAGTTGACGGAAAAGATATCTATGGAAAGTTAACCCCCGAAAAAGCAATAGAAATTCTTGAGAGGTATATGGAGTGA
- a CDS encoding winged helix-turn-helix transcriptional regulator, with product MEEKRKLLCDSFSKCVQASEFLSAIGNPIRVAIVCYLTTGEHTVKEIVEKLKMKEPTVSLNLYRLYRAGWVSRRKVKRNVYYRLKNEKFRDIIEQVSELYLGKEKKVKV from the coding sequence ATGGAAGAAAAAAGGAAATTGCTCTGCGATAGTTTTAGTAAATGCGTTCAAGCGTCGGAATTCCTATCTGCTATTGGCAATCCAATACGGGTTGCAATCGTGTGTTATTTAACAACTGGTGAGCATACAGTGAAAGAAATTGTCGAAAAATTAAAAATGAAAGAACCAACGGTATCTTTAAATCTCTATAGGCTTTACAGAGCAGGCTGGGTTTCGAGAAGAAAAGTGAAACGTAATGTGTATTATAGATTAAAAAACGAAAAGTTCAGAGATATAATAGAGCAAGTAAGTGAACTTTATTTGGGTAAGGAAAAGAAAGTAAAAGTATAA
- a CDS encoding (2Fe-2S) ferredoxin domain-containing protein, with the protein MDKIKSIEELRKLREQAQSFLKARQGEAKVKIYISMGTVGIAAGARDVLLAILDELQKRNFTDVQIIERGSMGLDVEEPVVVVERDGVKVFYGHVTPDMAREIVASHVINGQIVSDWVIAKE; encoded by the coding sequence ATGGACAAAATTAAATCAATTGAAGAATTGAGAAAACTAAGAGAGCAGGCTCAGTCATTTTTGAAAGCAAGACAGGGAGAAGCAAAAGTAAAAATCTACATTAGCATGGGCACTGTTGGAATTGCAGCAGGAGCAAGGGATGTGCTTCTTGCAATCCTTGACGAACTCCAGAAAAGGAACTTTACAGATGTTCAGATCATAGAGAGGGGCTCAATGGGGCTTGATGTTGAAGAGCCAGTTGTTGTAGTTGAAAGGGATGGTGTAAAGGTTTTTTATGGGCATGTTACCCCCGATATGGCAAGAGAAATTGTTGCATCTCATGTAATTAACGGACAAATAGTAAGCGATTGGGTTATTGCAAAGGAGTAA
- a CDS encoding ATP-binding protein translates to MKELSLNILDIIENSLKANAKNIELNIIEDDYKDLISIEIKDDGCGMDENLIKQVFDPFTTTSTNKKVGLGLPLLKLEAESCDGGVYIESEKGKGTRVKICFRKSHIDTPPLGDLPSTIVTVLATHPEVNLKYRHEVNGNVFEISTEELRNICNETICTPLVLNGIKEFISERIKELHGGA, encoded by the coding sequence GTGAAAGAACTTTCGCTCAACATCCTTGATATAATAGAGAATTCTCTAAAGGCAAATGCGAAAAATATTGAATTAAATATTATAGAAGATGATTACAAGGATTTAATTTCTATAGAAATTAAGGATGATGGGTGTGGGATGGACGAAAACTTGATTAAACAAGTTTTTGATCCTTTTACAACAACATCAACAAATAAGAAGGTCGGGCTGGGACTTCCTCTTTTAAAACTTGAAGCAGAGTCCTGCGATGGTGGTGTATATATTGAAAGCGAGAAAGGGAAGGGAACAAGAGTCAAAATTTGTTTCAGAAAATCTCATATCGATACACCTCCTCTTGGTGATTTGCCAAGTACAATTGTTACGGTTTTAGCAACCCATCCCGAGGTAAATCTGAAGTACAGGCATGAAGTTAATGGGAATGTTTTTGAAATCTCAACAGAAGAGTTGAGGAATATTTGCAATGAAACTATTTGTACTCCTTTAGTTTTGAACGGAATTAAAGAATTCATAAGCGAAAGAATAAAAGAATTGCATGGAGGTGCTTAA
- the nuoF gene encoding NADH-quinone oxidoreductase subunit NuoF, with product MKIYRIHALICAGAQCLAAGGNGFEDALKEELKKHDLTEEVNIVETGCMGSCQLGPLMVVYPEGVIYTKVKPEDAKEIVEEHFLKGRPVKRLLWKQEEKQFPTLNEVPFFAKQTKIVLRNCGLINPEDINEYIAQGGYEALAKALTEMTPEDVIKVIKDSGLRGRGGAGFPTGQKWEFAYKQQSDTKYIICNADEGDPGAYMDRSILEGDPHSVLEGMAIAGYAIGAQKGYIYVRAEYPLAVKRLEIAIKQARAAGLLGKNIFGTNFSFDIELRMGAGAFVCGEETALINSIEGKRGEPRKKPPFPAQKGVFGKPTVINNVETLANVPVIIEKGAQFFRKFGTEKSPGTKVFALAGKVNITGLVEVPLGTPLRTIVFDIGGGIPEGHTFKAAQTGGPSGGVIPAEYLDVPMDYENLPQLGTIMGSGGLIIMDETSCMVDVAKFFLKFTVDESCGKCTPCREGTRQMLNILEKITSGNGTMEDIDRLEKLGNIIKLTSLCGLGQTAPNPVLSTLRYFRDEYIAHIKDKKCPANVCSMRGAKNEGKVVNRRPA from the coding sequence ATGAAAATTTATAGAATTCATGCACTTATTTGTGCAGGAGCACAATGTCTTGCCGCGGGTGGTAACGGATTTGAAGATGCACTGAAAGAAGAACTTAAAAAACACGATTTAACAGAGGAAGTAAATATTGTTGAAACTGGTTGTATGGGTTCTTGTCAGTTAGGTCCTCTTATGGTTGTATATCCTGAGGGGGTTATTTACACAAAAGTTAAACCAGAGGATGCAAAGGAAATTGTTGAAGAGCACTTCCTTAAAGGCAGACCTGTTAAAAGATTGCTTTGGAAACAAGAAGAAAAACAATTCCCTACATTGAACGAGGTGCCATTCTTTGCAAAGCAGACTAAAATAGTTCTTAGAAACTGCGGATTGATTAATCCGGAAGATATAAACGAATACATTGCACAGGGTGGTTATGAAGCCTTAGCTAAGGCACTTACAGAAATGACTCCTGAAGATGTGATTAAGGTTATAAAGGATTCAGGATTAAGAGGTCGTGGAGGAGCAGGCTTCCCGACTGGTCAGAAGTGGGAATTTGCGTATAAACAACAGTCCGACACCAAATACATAATATGTAATGCAGACGAAGGGGACCCTGGGGCATATATGGATAGGTCGATTCTTGAAGGAGACCCGCATTCAGTCCTTGAAGGAATGGCTATTGCAGGATACGCTATTGGTGCACAGAAAGGTTACATCTATGTAAGAGCAGAATACCCACTTGCAGTTAAGAGGCTTGAGATAGCAATAAAGCAAGCAAGAGCAGCAGGCTTATTAGGAAAAAATATTTTTGGAACGAATTTTTCTTTTGATATTGAGTTGAGAATGGGTGCTGGTGCGTTTGTATGCGGCGAAGAAACGGCTCTTATAAACTCTATTGAAGGTAAGCGTGGAGAGCCAAGAAAGAAGCCACCGTTCCCCGCACAAAAAGGTGTATTTGGTAAGCCGACTGTAATAAATAATGTTGAGACTCTTGCAAATGTCCCTGTAATTATAGAAAAGGGAGCCCAATTCTTTAGAAAATTTGGAACGGAGAAAAGCCCGGGGACAAAAGTTTTTGCTCTTGCAGGAAAAGTTAATATTACGGGTTTAGTCGAAGTGCCACTTGGAACACCTCTTAGAACAATAGTCTTTGATATTGGAGGAGGTATTCCCGAGGGTCATACGTTTAAGGCAGCTCAAACAGGCGGACCTTCTGGTGGAGTTATTCCTGCAGAATATCTTGATGTTCCTATGGACTACGAAAACCTTCCACAACTTGGCACAATTATGGGTTCAGGTGGGCTTATTATTATGGATGAGACAAGTTGTATGGTGGATGTTGCAAAGTTCTTCCTGAAATTTACAGTTGATGAGTCCTGTGGAAAATGCACTCCTTGTAGAGAAGGAACAAGGCAGATGTTAAATATCCTTGAAAAAATTACCTCAGGAAATGGCACAATGGAAGATATTGACAGGCTTGAAAAACTTGGGAATATTATTAAGTTAACATCTCTTTGTGGTTTAGGGCAAACTGCACCTAATCCTGTTTTGTCAACGCTTAGATACTTTAGGGATGAATACATTGCACATATAAAGGACAAAAAGTGTCCTGCAAATGTTTGTTCAATGAGGGGGGCAAAAAATGAAGGGAA